The Alistipes megaguti sequence CGAAGTTCATGGTCTGCTAATAATCCTCCTGTTTCGGCAGCCGGGCCAGCGCCTCGGCCGCACTCAAGATGTGTTCGTTGCGGGTGTCGCCGGTGATATGGCCGTCACGCAGTGTGATGTTGCGGCTGCTGTATTGTGCAATCTCGGGGTTGTGTGTCACGAAGATGATCGTGCGTCCCTCGGCGTGGAGCTGCTGGAAGAGTACCAGCACCTCGAAACTCGTCCGTGTATCGAGGTTTCCGGTGGCTTCGTCCGCCAGGATCACCGCCGGGTTGTTGACCAGCGCCCGTGCGATGGCCACACGCTGCATCTGTCCGCCCGACATCTGGTTGCTTTTGTGCAGGAGCCGGTCGCCCAGCCCCACGGCCTCCAGCGCCGCGATGGCCCGTCGCCGCCGTTCGTCGGCCTTGCACTGCGGATTGTACATCAGCGGCAGTTCGACGTTCTCGATGGCCGTCGTCTTCGGCAGCAGGTTGTAGTTCTGGAAGACGAAGCCGATCTTGCGGTTGCGCAGCGTCGCCCGCTGGTTCTTGTCCATCGTGCGCACCGACACCCCGTCGAGGTAGTATTCGCCCGAGGTCGGCGTGTCGAGGCATCCCAGCGTATTGAGCAGCGTCGACTTGCCCGATCCCGAGGTGCCCATGATCGTCACGAACTCCCCCTCGCGGATCGTGAACGACACGCCGCGCAGGGCGTGGACCGTCTCGTCGCCCACCTGGAAATTGCGCCGGATCTGCTCCAGCCGGATCACCTCCCGCTTCTCATTCCCGTCCATGGCATTTCTCCGTTTTATCCTCGTTCATCTGCGGTTGTGACCCCTATTTCTTCTTTTTGTCCGATCCCGGAGGCGACGGCATGAAGGGACTGCGTTCCGTCGTGGGAGCCTGTGGCTGCCAGGTGACCGCCGTCAGCTCCACGGCTACCGTATCGCCGTCGGTGAGTCCTTCGGTGATCTCCGTCAGATCGCCGCTCGCGGCTCCCGTCGTGACCAGGCACGGCTGCAACTCCCGGCCGCGCATCACCCACACCTCGCGTTTGCCCGGGGCCGAGGTTGCGCTTCCTCCGACGGTCACGCCCACTTCGCCCAGCAATTCCGCATCGGGCACGAAGCGCAGCGCCTTGGTCGGCACGGCCAGCGCCTGCTCCTTCTCGAGCGTATAGATCGTCACGTTGGCCGTCAGCCCCGGTTTGAGCTTCAGGTCGGGGTTGTAGGCCGTGATGACCACCTCGTAGGTGACGACGCTCGATTCGGTCGTCGCCTCGAGCCG is a genomic window containing:
- a CDS encoding ABC transporter ATP-binding protein, with product MDGNEKREVIRLEQIRRNFQVGDETVHALRGVSFTIREGEFVTIMGTSGSGKSTLLNTLGCLDTPTSGEYYLDGVSVRTMDKNQRATLRNRKIGFVFQNYNLLPKTTAIENVELPLMYNPQCKADERRRRAIAALEAVGLGDRLLHKSNQMSGGQMQRVAIARALVNNPAVILADEATGNLDTRTSFEVLVLFQQLHAEGRTIIFVTHNPEIAQYSSRNITLRDGHITGDTRNEHILSAAEALARLPKQEDY